In Vicia villosa cultivar HV-30 ecotype Madison, WI linkage group LG7, Vvil1.0, whole genome shotgun sequence, the DNA window AGTCATTTTTCATTTGCTTGTCAATCTTTATTGTTATACATTCAATTTCTGTCCAATCTTTTGTTTGATCCCAACTTACATTTCATCTTCAAAGAGATCTCACAATTTATTTTGGAAAATGAAAAACCTCCTAACACATATCAATCACACCCAACTTCATTCAAAAGCATTCAACAAAAGGGTCAACAAAAAATGCAATAAACAATTCAATCAACTATATAACTGGAGTAATCAGAGGCTTATTCGAAAAGAAAGCTTCCAAATTTTGTTCCACAACTTGGCTGATACCATTGAAAGACTCTGAAGTTAATACACCTGCATGTGGTGAAAGAACAACATTATCCAAAGAAAAGAACTCCTTAGGAACATGAGGTTCATTCTCAAACACATCCAAACCAGCACCTCCAATCTCACCTTCAATCAAACACCTCAACAATTCCTTTTCATCAATGAGACCACCTCGTCCAACATTCACTATAATTCCCCCTTTTCCCAATGCCAACATGACTTGTTTGTTCACAATGTGTCTTGTTTGGTCATTTAGTTCacaacacaaaataagtacattggTGTTAGTTGCAAGCTCTAACACACTTGAATAGTAAGGGTATGAAACTAACGGTTTTCTGTTCTTAGAATTGTATGATATATTGCAACTGAATCCCTCAAGCCTCTTTGCTACTTCTGATCCAATTCTTCCCAAACCAACAATTCCAATTTTTTGTCCTGTCAACTGAAACACCATTAAACTTCAATTAACCTACCAAATTATAagtcatgttataaattatagtgACCAAAATTTCATATTATAGATTCCAACTCGCGCCTCTCTAATCTAAAGAGCCATCATCTGAGTTGTCTTAACagaacaattattttttttactaaactgaaatgtaaaataaataaacatttgaggcaatatttattttctattttagaaagggaaaaaaaaattgataaataaacTTCAAACTAGAAAGTGCAGACCTTAGAACCAAGTGGAAAATCCCAAGAGGAAGGCTGAAGCTGTCGTCTCAACCATCGATCCGCCGCGGAGATTTTCCTGCAAACATCAATCAACAAAGCGACTGCCATATCAGCAACATCCGGTGAGAAAACATTTCCGGCGTCGGCGACCTGGATTCCCCGGCGGCGACACTCGGAGAGGTCAATATGATTAGTTCCGGCGCTGGGGGTGCAGATGAAACGGAGAGAGGGAAGAAGTCGGATGTCATCGGCATTTATGGGGTGGAGACTGAGAGTGACGATTGCGGCGATGGAGGAGGCGTGGTGGGGATTGGTGGATATGAAGTGTTGGAGAGGGAGAATTGAAGAAGGGTTTAGGATATGGAAATTGTGAGAAGGATTGGGAGGGAGGAGTGTGATGGAGATGTTGGGAGGACCGTGGAGGAATACTTTTGGGAGAGTGTTGTTTTGATTCGCCATTGGAACTGGTAAATGGTAGAATGGATCTAGCAAAATATAAGACCAAAATAATGTATTTATTACCTTATGTCATTGCTAAAAAAATGTTTTGATTGCAATAGGTCCAttgagattttattttattttattttagaatttcgACCAGAAAGAGAGAGATTCAATCAACCGATGTTAAGATTGTTAGAACTTGTTTGATTCACTTCTTAAAAactgttttttgtttttaaaaattgaaaaacttgtttgtaggatcaattttataaaaatgtgTCTAAGAATTGTTTTCAGTATACtagttttaaaaactgaaaaagtAAATCGATATAGCAAATTTTGACTTTGAAttttggatttaaaaaaaaaacaccaaaaagAGACAATTAAATACTCCGTTTTTATTATAACTCGTTTTATACTTTTCACACgtatataagaaaaataataattgttgtatgaaaatgaaaaattatgaaggtttttacaaaattatctttcattaatgacatgtggaaaataaatttatatagttaaaaagaaatataataataaatatttaaggatataatagaaaaaataacaattactcattaaaattgtaaaacgactaatatttaaattatttttttcaaaacgacttataatactttactatttaagaaaataaaaagataaaaaataaaaccttttgACGTGTGAAGGTGAGTATATCATGAGTGAATATGTATGATTGCAATAAAATATTCTTTTCATCTTACGTTATTGTTATTTTACAAAATTTATCTTA includes these proteins:
- the LOC131618395 gene encoding glyoxylate/hydroxypyruvate reductase HPR3-like produces the protein MANQNNTLPKVFLHGPPNISITLLPPNPSHNFHILNPSSILPLQHFISTNPHHASSIAAIVTLSLHPINADDIRLLPSLRFICTPSAGTNHIDLSECRRRGIQVADAGNVFSPDVADMAVALLIDVCRKISAADRWLRRQLQPSSWDFPLGSKLTGQKIGIVGLGRIGSEVAKRLEGFSCNISYNSKNRKPLVSYPYYSSVLELATNTNVLILCCELNDQTRHIVNKQVMLALGKGGIIVNVGRGGLIDEKELLRCLIEGEIGGAGLDVFENEPHVPKEFFSLDNVVLSPHAGVLTSESFNGISQVVEQNLEAFFSNKPLITPVI